In Flavobacteriales bacterium, a single genomic region encodes these proteins:
- a CDS encoding gliding motility-associated C-terminal domain-containing protein, translated as SFYNRWGSLIYETNDQKALWDGRDFSGSLMNDGSYYFIIEYINQIEDSKGSFKGKVMIFK; from the coding sequence CTTCTTTTTACAACCGATGGGGTAGTTTAATCTATGAAACAAATGACCAAAAAGCTCTTTGGGATGGTCGCGATTTTTCGGGATCATTGATGAATGATGGTTCCTATTATTTTATTATTGAATATATAAACCAAATTGAAGACTCCAAAGGTAGCTTTAAAGGTAAGGTGATGATTTTTAAGTAA